Proteins co-encoded in one Pogona vitticeps strain Pit_001003342236 chromosome 9, PviZW2.1, whole genome shotgun sequence genomic window:
- the STPG1 gene encoding O(6)-methylguanine-induced apoptosis 2, whose amino-acid sequence MDSTLGTSRSASRIREKNSPHPTPQSAGKGRPCSSIPVKFQTKVISNSEKKGFNSQTKRFQSIENENPGPGFYNVTHQPALLNNVSQSRKGTCFFPSLDVRIAQQRIPSYPAANAYNLPPTLQSKRDFSLGYSSMFQRPIARKITKKSTPAPNQYNVSVDLSKQNGAQSAFTSKTKRALMLHSKDRVPSPCHYRVNESFIRQSPVVLVSCFKSRTSRETNPETLSPGPAAYQHPSEVPVAPPRKFPGLRKYGLNFSAPAVPPPKSPPPPGPGQYELVDYDSPSKHYISSAVFVSSTGRWAGDKFHKEIPGPGAYDLPIPRKQSFIYNTDNKWVPVL is encoded by the exons ATGGACTCCACTCTCGGCACCTCTCGCTCAGCGAGCAGAATAAGAGAGAAGAACTCACCTCATCCAACTCCTCAGAGTGCGGGAAAAG GTCGGCCATGTTCTTCCATTCCGGTCAAGTTCCAGACCAAAGTCATCTCCAACTCTGAAAAGAAAGGCTTTAATTCTCAGACGAAAAGATTTCAGTCTATTGAG AATGAAAATCCGGGCCCGGGATTCTATAACGTCACCCATCAGCCTGCACTTCTCAACAATGTCTCCCAGTCTCGGAAAGGAAcctgttttttcccttctttg GACGTACGGATCGCTCAGCAAAGGATCCCTAGCTATCCAGCGGCAAACGCCTACAACCTTCCGCCTACTTTGCAATCCAAGAGAGACTTTAGCCTGGGATATTCCAGTATGTTTCAGCGACCAATTGCCAGGAAGATCACCAAAAAATCCACCCCAGCCCCCAATCAATATAAC GTTTCGGTGGACTTGTCTAAACAAAATGGTGCCCAGTCAGCGTTCACATCCAAAACAAAACGAGCATTGATGCTTCATAGCAAGGACCGTGTGCCTTCTCCCT gtcaTTATCGAGTGAACGAATCCTTCATTCGGCAATCACCTGTGGTGTTGGTGTCCTGCTTCAAGTCGAGAACGAGTCGTGAGACCAATCCGGAGACGCTGAGCCCCGGGCCTGCTGCCTATCAGCACCCATCTGAAGTCCCAGTGGCGCCACCCAGAAAGTTTCCTGGCCT GCGAAAGTATGGCTTGAACTTCTCAGCTCCAGCTGTCCCTCCACCCAAAAGCCCACCTCCACCTGGGCCCGGCCAATATGAGCTAGTAGACTATGACAGTCCTTCTAAGCATTACATCTCCAGCGCCGTATTCGTCTCCAGCACAGGCCGCTGGGCGGGTGATAAATTTCACAAAGAAATTCCCGGTCCAG